From one Microcoleus sp. FACHB-831 genomic stretch:
- a CDS encoding MFS transporter codes for MFYNALFTLELSSKQFWMAQFPESQINPEEAALIFSGPQFFVALVAGVVMAFAFQLLLTNLSIAAGISAGDDVLEADVDDDDESVTWGKKVRKIEAKVGLWTIFTVNIALSIACFLAVKLSLISSPGLGAIIGVTIWSAFFLLLAWAGSNAVGSFIGSAIKTATSGMQGVMATAGAALGANAANAQIVNTVEASVAAVRRELTSGLDPSSIRDTVEDYVGNLQLPKLDLKDIRGNFEKLLNEPDVKALAGSDILSNINRQTFVDLVSRRTDFSKQDIDRVVDQLEGAWKQVVNKQPQQVMAEGRDNVDAAQPQEIIASLGKQLDETRGESGERDKQPGLMERAMQYGTTALVGSALKNVNLSDVDVEKVSGQLKQLGSKVVENLPSLQSNPILSDVENYLQNSQPWHLNRETIKQEFKDVIYDPEAAPGFVRPLLEQVNRDSFVQLLNKRGDFSEERVNEIADQLEGIRTEILETVGGAESQEKSQDLRSRIENYLRSTGKEELNPEGIERDFKTLLEDREAGFEALRDRISQFDRDSLVQVLGQREDFSPEEADQLIGKLEETRDRVLSQAQELQEQAKSKTQELRQKVEAYLRDTNKEELNPEGIKRDFQTLIDDPQAGLTVLRDRLSQVDRDTLVQLLTARGDLSEEQINQTISQIESVRDNIMQAPQQVADKAKEQYEKVTTTIGEYLRNTNLEELNPEGIQRDFAKLFDDPKEGALALRQRLSQVDRETLVKLLSQRQDLSEEQVNKIVDSVQENISSVIKAPRRLASRAKDKVQDLQANLESYLRNTNKEELNPDAIKRDLQLLFKDPRAGFGSLGDRLKQFDRSTLVSFLSQREDISEEEANHIADQIESVRNQLVEQVENVKNRVKSVNDSINATIENYLNSLERPELNYEGIKRDFRKLFDDPQAGGEALKERLSHFDRDTLVAVLSSRKDISEADANRIIDQIEAARDSVMNRAERLQEQAKQRIKDIKRNAKKQAEETRKSAATAAWWIFGTALTSVAASAIAGAIAVSGISGITGGF; via the coding sequence ATGTTTTACAATGCGTTATTTACGCTGGAATTGTCCAGCAAGCAATTCTGGATGGCACAATTTCCAGAAAGCCAGATAAATCCAGAAGAAGCAGCACTTATCTTTTCTGGCCCGCAATTTTTTGTAGCCTTAGTCGCGGGCGTGGTGATGGCTTTCGCCTTTCAACTACTACTAACCAACTTATCAATTGCCGCCGGAATTTCAGCCGGAGATGATGTATTAGAAGCTGATGTTGATGATGACGATGAGTCTGTCACCTGGGGCAAGAAAGTTCGCAAAATTGAAGCAAAAGTCGGGCTTTGGACTATATTTACAGTCAACATAGCCTTGTCCATCGCTTGTTTTCTAGCCGTAAAACTTAGCCTAATTAGCAGTCCAGGATTAGGCGCAATTATTGGCGTAACGATCTGGTCAGCCTTCTTCTTGTTGCTAGCGTGGGCGGGTTCTAATGCAGTAGGTTCGTTCATTGGTTCGGCAATCAAAACCGCCACTTCAGGTATGCAAGGTGTTATGGCTACAGCTGGCGCAGCCCTTGGCGCTAATGCTGCAAATGCCCAAATTGTTAATACCGTAGAGGCATCGGTCGCCGCAGTTCGTCGCGAATTGACTTCTGGTTTAGACCCCAGCAGCATTCGGGATACAGTAGAGGACTATGTAGGCAATTTGCAACTGCCGAAATTAGACCTAAAAGATATTCGCGGTAACTTTGAAAAGTTACTCAACGAGCCAGATGTAAAAGCTCTCGCTGGCAGCGATATTCTCAGCAACATTAACCGTCAAACTTTTGTTGATTTAGTTAGCCGCCGCACAGATTTCTCGAAACAAGATATCGATCGTGTTGTCGATCAACTAGAAGGCGCGTGGAAGCAAGTAGTTAATAAGCAACCGCAGCAAGTAATGGCTGAAGGGCGCGATAATGTAGACGCTGCTCAACCACAAGAAATCATCGCTAGCTTAGGCAAGCAGCTAGATGAAACAAGGGGAGAATCCGGCGAACGCGACAAGCAGCCTGGACTGATGGAACGGGCAATGCAGTACGGTACTACTGCCTTGGTGGGATCGGCGCTGAAGAATGTAAATCTCTCAGATGTAGATGTTGAAAAAGTTTCCGGTCAGCTGAAACAACTGGGCAGTAAAGTTGTCGAGAATTTGCCTTCGCTACAGTCTAACCCCATTTTGTCAGATGTAGAAAATTACCTGCAAAATTCGCAACCTTGGCACTTGAACCGCGAAACTATCAAGCAGGAATTCAAAGATGTTATCTACGATCCTGAAGCTGCACCAGGCTTCGTTCGACCGCTATTAGAGCAAGTGAATCGCGATTCTTTCGTGCAATTGCTTAACAAGCGGGGTGATTTTTCTGAAGAGCGGGTGAATGAAATTGCCGATCAGTTAGAAGGTATTCGCACAGAGATTTTGGAAACTGTCGGTGGTGCAGAATCTCAAGAAAAATCGCAAGATTTACGCAGCCGAATTGAAAATTACTTGCGTTCGACTGGGAAAGAGGAACTCAATCCAGAAGGGATCGAGCGCGATTTTAAAACACTTTTGGAAGATCGGGAAGCTGGGTTTGAAGCCTTGCGCGATCGCATATCTCAATTTGACCGCGATAGCTTGGTGCAAGTGCTAGGACAGCGCGAAGACTTTAGCCCAGAAGAAGCAGATCAACTGATTGGTAAGCTAGAGGAAACCCGCGATCGCGTCTTGTCGCAGGCTCAGGAACTCCAAGAACAAGCCAAATCCAAAACACAAGAACTGCGGCAAAAAGTAGAAGCTTATCTGCGCGATACCAACAAAGAAGAACTGAATCCCGAAGGTATTAAGCGCGATTTTCAAACCCTCATAGACGATCCTCAAGCCGGATTAACAGTGTTGCGCGATCGCCTATCTCAAGTAGATCGCGATACCTTAGTGCAACTGCTAACTGCACGCGGCGATTTGAGTGAGGAACAGATTAATCAAACAATCTCTCAGATTGAATCAGTCCGCGATAACATCATGCAAGCGCCGCAACAAGTTGCGGATAAAGCTAAGGAACAGTACGAAAAAGTTACGACGACAATTGGTGAGTATCTGCGGAATACCAACCTGGAAGAACTCAATCCAGAAGGCATTCAGCGCGATTTCGCTAAACTATTTGACGACCCCAAAGAAGGCGCGTTGGCGCTAAGACAGCGGCTCTCTCAAGTAGATCGCGAAACTTTGGTGAAACTGTTAAGTCAACGCCAAGACTTGAGCGAAGAACAAGTCAATAAGATTGTCGATTCCGTCCAGGAGAATATTAGCAGCGTTATCAAAGCACCCCGCCGCTTGGCAAGTCGTGCTAAAGATAAGGTACAGGATTTGCAAGCAAATCTGGAAAGCTATTTGCGGAATACAAACAAAGAAGAACTCAATCCAGACGCCATCAAACGCGATCTGCAATTGTTGTTCAAAGATCCGCGAGCTGGGTTTGGTAGTTTGGGCGATCGCCTGAAGCAATTCGATCGTTCTACTTTGGTATCGTTCCTATCGCAACGTGAAGATATCAGCGAAGAGGAAGCCAATCACATTGCAGATCAAATAGAATCTGTTCGCAACCAATTAGTTGAACAAGTTGAGAACGTTAAGAACCGCGTTAAATCGGTGAATGATAGCATTAATGCTACCATTGAAAACTACCTCAACTCGCTTGAGCGTCCCGAACTCAACTATGAAGGTATCAAGCGCGACTTCCGCAAACTGTTTGACGATCCCCAAGCAGGAGGCGAGGCATTAAAAGAGCGTCTGAGCCATTTCGATCGCGATACTTTAGTCGCCGTTCTCAGTTCTCGCAAGGATATTTCTGAAGCTGATGCTAACCGCATCATCGACCAAATTGAAGCGGCGCGTGATAGCGTGATGAACCGAGCAGAACGCCTCCAAGAGCAAGCTAAACAACGCATCAAAGATATCAAGCGCAACGCTAAGAAGCAAGCCGAAGAAACTCGCAAATCTGCTGCTACAGCTGCGTGGTGGATATTTGGGACGGCTTTGACATCTGTTGCAGCTTCTGCGATCGCAGGTGCAATAGCTGTATCTGGAATAAGCGGGATAACTGGAGGGTTCTAG
- a CDS encoding DNA adenine methylase translates to MSTQATEKLAPRPFLKWAGGKSKLIGQYLPYFPTDFKNYYEPFLGGGAVFFHLLPAEAILMDINQELINTYCCVRDNVELLIELLSEHRARHSGDYYYYLRSRTTGSDIERAARLIYLNKTCFNGLYRENRCGQFNVPIGTYKNPQICQPDILRSASIALKFAKIETGHFKSVLEYAKTSQDFVYFDPPYYPLSQTSNFTAYSRNFFNEEEQIKLRDIFAELRSRGVKVMLSNSDCGFIRDLYSGFNIHTISASRSINSKAGKRGKITEVLVTSY, encoded by the coding sequence ATGTCAACTCAGGCTACAGAAAAATTAGCGCCGCGTCCTTTTCTTAAATGGGCTGGTGGTAAAAGCAAGCTGATTGGGCAATACCTTCCCTATTTCCCCACAGATTTTAAAAATTACTATGAGCCATTCTTGGGGGGTGGCGCTGTATTTTTTCATTTACTTCCAGCAGAAGCTATTTTAATGGATATTAATCAAGAGTTGATTAATACTTATTGCTGCGTTCGAGATAATGTAGAGCTGTTGATTGAACTGTTGTCAGAACATCGCGCCAGACATAGCGGTGATTATTACTACTATTTGCGCTCTCGTACTACTGGCTCTGATATAGAAAGAGCCGCAAGGCTGATTTATCTGAATAAAACTTGTTTTAACGGTCTATATAGAGAAAATCGCTGCGGTCAATTTAATGTACCGATCGGTACATATAAAAACCCTCAAATATGTCAGCCAGATATACTCCGAAGCGCCTCGATTGCACTTAAATTTGCTAAAATAGAAACAGGACATTTTAAATCAGTTTTGGAATATGCCAAAACTAGCCAAGATTTTGTTTACTTTGACCCGCCTTACTATCCTCTAAGCCAGACAAGTAACTTCACCGCTTACAGTCGCAACTTCTTCAACGAAGAGGAGCAAATTAAACTTAGAGACATTTTTGCAGAACTGCGATCGCGTGGAGTAAAAGTTATGCTCTCTAATTCCGATTGTGGGTTTATTCGGGATCTATACAGCGGCTTCAACATTCATACAATATCAGCATCGCGCTCAATTAACTCTAAGGCGGGGAAGCGAGGCAAAATAACGGAGGTGCTGGTAACTTCTTATTAA
- the ggt gene encoding gamma-glutamyltransferase, with product MYLTKKKVTIIALTGAFSFSTIFAPALVTVLSFTKINVANAANRPTTMSMNGMVTTPHYLASQAALDILRQGGNAVDAAIAAASTLAVVYPHMNSIGGDNFWLIYNSKTRELKALNASGRAGEKATIDFYKAKGYTKIPSRGYLAANTVPGAISGWGEAYKYAQQTMGNNLPWSKLLDSAVSYGENGFPVTPSQEYWTKTNIDEKDKEFRNIQRFQGFKQTYLKSNGESYKAGEVFKQPQLAKTLKAISEKGAAEFYKGEIAENIIKDLEANGGILTLEDFASHTADWVKPISADYRKYKAYNFPPNTQGMASLSILNILNNFDLKKMGEGTVDYYHTLVEATKLAFADRDKYLSDPAFVNIPLNTLLSKEHGSDLAARINMRVAVKEAKLLDPKGDTVWLGVVDKDGNAVSLIQSIYHDYGSGIVAANTGVLLQNRGSFFSLDPKHVNHLEPRKRTFHTLNPAMLFQDGKPYLVYGTMGGEGQPQTQAALVTRIVDFGFSVQDAIEAPRWLQGRTWGASSNDLKIEGRVPPAVIKKLIERGHPVKVMEGYTDTMGHAGAILIEPATNIKFGGADPRGDGAAVGY from the coding sequence ATGTATCTGACTAAGAAAAAAGTGACGATTATTGCATTGACAGGTGCATTCAGTTTTTCAACCATTTTTGCTCCTGCTTTAGTAACTGTATTAAGTTTTACAAAAATTAATGTAGCGAACGCTGCTAATCGACCAACTACTATGTCTATGAATGGCATGGTAACGACACCTCACTACTTAGCTTCTCAAGCCGCTTTAGACATACTCAGGCAGGGTGGAAATGCTGTAGATGCTGCGATTGCGGCTGCATCAACATTGGCAGTAGTTTACCCGCATATGAATAGTATTGGAGGAGATAATTTTTGGTTAATTTATAATTCTAAAACTCGCGAATTGAAAGCCTTAAATGCCAGCGGTAGAGCCGGTGAAAAGGCAACAATTGACTTTTATAAAGCTAAAGGTTATACAAAAATTCCCTCTAGAGGTTATTTGGCAGCAAATACCGTACCTGGAGCGATTTCTGGTTGGGGAGAAGCCTATAAATATGCTCAACAAACTATGGGTAATAATCTACCTTGGAGTAAGCTGCTTGATTCTGCCGTTAGCTATGGAGAAAATGGCTTTCCCGTAACTCCTAGTCAGGAGTATTGGACTAAAACGAATATTGATGAGAAGGACAAAGAATTCCGCAATATTCAACGCTTCCAAGGCTTCAAGCAGACCTATCTCAAGTCAAATGGTGAGTCTTACAAAGCTGGTGAAGTCTTTAAACAGCCACAGCTTGCTAAAACCCTGAAGGCAATTTCTGAAAAAGGGGCTGCTGAATTTTACAAGGGTGAAATCGCTGAAAATATCATCAAAGACTTAGAAGCTAACGGAGGTATTCTAACTCTAGAAGACTTTGCCTCACACACGGCTGATTGGGTTAAGCCGATTTCAGCAGACTACCGTAAATACAAAGCCTACAATTTTCCACCCAATACACAGGGAATGGCTTCTCTGTCGATTCTCAACATCCTCAACAATTTTGACTTGAAGAAGATGGGGGAAGGAACAGTAGATTACTACCATACGTTAGTAGAAGCAACAAAACTCGCTTTCGCGGACAGAGATAAGTATCTCAGCGACCCAGCCTTCGTTAATATTCCTTTGAATACGCTTCTGTCCAAAGAGCATGGTAGCGATTTAGCGGCACGCATCAATATGAGAGTTGCTGTTAAAGAAGCTAAACTACTCGACCCAAAAGGAGATACTGTCTGGCTGGGAGTGGTTGATAAAGATGGCAATGCTGTATCTTTAATTCAAAGCATATACCATGACTATGGCTCGGGAATTGTTGCTGCAAATACGGGAGTTCTGCTACAAAATCGAGGGAGTTTCTTTTCTCTAGATCCAAAGCACGTTAACCATTTAGAACCCCGCAAGCGAACCTTTCATACTTTGAATCCGGCAATGCTATTTCAGGATGGGAAACCCTATTTGGTCTACGGAACAATGGGGGGAGAAGGACAGCCACAAACCCAAGCTGCCCTTGTAACTCGGATTGTAGACTTCGGATTTAGTGTCCAAGATGCGATTGAAGCACCGCGCTGGCTGCAAGGTCGTACTTGGGGAGCCTCATCTAATGACCTCAAAATTGAAGGGCGAGTGCCGCCCGCTGTAATCAAAAAATTAATTGAAAGAGGCCATCCAGTCAAGGTAATGGAGGGTTATACGGATACAATGGGACACGCAGGTGCAATTCTTATCGAGCCAGCAACTAATATTAAATTTGGTGGTGCCGATCCACGCGGAGATGGGGCTGCTGTAGGGTATTAA
- a CDS encoding DUF751 family protein has translation MFDGFWTNVSRYFSYFISITLGIFLYSFERVQNFFKRPTTAIATVGFLLAAITFVALTLRAMLGLSPV, from the coding sequence ATGTTTGATGGGTTTTGGACTAACGTCTCTCGGTACTTCAGCTACTTTATCAGCATCACTCTGGGGATTTTCTTATATTCCTTCGAGCGAGTGCAAAATTTTTTCAAGCGCCCAACCACAGCTATAGCTACGGTTGGCTTTCTCTTAGCCGCCATAACCTTTGTTGCCCTAACCCTCCGGGCGATGTTGGGATTGAGTCCAGTTTAG
- a CDS encoding ParA family protein encodes MSSSPKIVVVTNGKGGVGKTTTAMGLSAIFSQKYKVLAVDADSQGSLSWWASRGEMPFDLAKETDPKLLGRLRKIEGYDLVVVDTPPALRSEALAAVVAIADYLVLPTPCAPMDLAVLIETVREAVTPVGTPHRVLLTKVDSRSLGEALEAQNTLMELGIPACHAFIRAYKAHERAALDGVPVTHMRGKNAREAEADYRRVADELQRDWRQ; translated from the coding sequence ATGTCATCGTCACCAAAAATAGTTGTTGTGACTAATGGAAAAGGTGGAGTTGGGAAAACCACAACAGCTATGGGATTATCGGCTATATTTTCACAAAAATACAAAGTTTTAGCTGTAGATGCAGATAGTCAAGGTAGTTTGTCTTGGTGGGCTTCGCGGGGTGAAATGCCCTTCGATCTAGCTAAAGAGACAGATCCAAAACTTTTAGGTCGTTTACGCAAGATAGAAGGTTACGATTTAGTAGTGGTAGATACGCCTCCGGCGCTCCGATCCGAAGCATTAGCGGCGGTAGTGGCGATCGCTGATTATCTGGTTTTGCCCACGCCATGTGCGCCGATGGATCTGGCTGTCCTCATTGAGACAGTACGCGAAGCCGTCACCCCCGTAGGAACCCCCCATCGGGTGCTTCTGACTAAGGTTGATTCGCGGAGTCTGGGGGAAGCACTGGAGGCGCAAAACACGCTCATGGAGTTAGGAATACCCGCCTGTCATGCGTTTATTCGTGCCTACAAAGCCCACGAACGAGCGGCTCTTGATGGTGTTCCCGTTACTCATATGCGAGGTAAGAATGCGCGGGAGGCTGAGGCAGACTACCGCCGCGTGGCTGATGAATTACAGCGTGATTGGAGGCAATAA
- a CDS encoding SOS response-associated peptidase — MCGRFTQSQTAKKIAQAFQVDNVASLTPRYNIAPTQPVATILQTKDDANRQFKMLHWGLIPSWAKDAKMGARLINARAETVAEKPSFRSAFKQRRCLVLTDGFYEWQQQEKKKQPFYFRVRDGEPFAFAGLWERWQDAEGEEIQSCTILTTEPNEIMRPIHDRMPVIIDAKDYDVWLDPQVQKSDYVQSLLRPYLAEEMTVYAVSTLVNKRNNDSPECIKRIKAMPAARTSSYAH, encoded by the coding sequence ATGTGTGGAAGATTTACTCAGAGTCAGACAGCGAAGAAAATAGCCCAAGCGTTTCAGGTAGATAATGTTGCTTCGCTGACACCAAGATATAACATCGCGCCGACGCAGCCAGTAGCAACAATTTTACAGACAAAGGACGATGCAAACAGGCAGTTTAAGATGTTGCATTGGGGGTTAATTCCTAGTTGGGCAAAAGATGCAAAAATGGGGGCGCGGTTAATTAATGCCAGAGCCGAAACAGTGGCAGAAAAACCATCTTTTCGCTCTGCTTTCAAGCAGCGGCGTTGTTTGGTGTTGACTGATGGTTTTTATGAATGGCAGCAACAAGAAAAGAAGAAACAGCCGTTTTATTTCCGCGTGCGAGATGGGGAACCTTTTGCTTTTGCTGGGTTGTGGGAGCGTTGGCAAGATGCAGAGGGTGAAGAGATTCAGTCTTGCACTATTTTAACTACTGAACCGAATGAAATAATGCGCCCCATCCACGACAGAATGCCTGTGATTATTGATGCAAAAGACTACGATGTGTGGCTAGATCCCCAGGTGCAAAAGTCCGATTACGTGCAGTCTTTGTTGCGCCCTTATTTAGCAGAAGAGATGACAGTTTATGCTGTTAGCACGCTGGTGAATAAGCGAAATAATGATAGTCCTGAGTGTATCAAGCGTATTAAGGCGATGCCTGCGGCTCGTACTTCGTCCTACGCGCACTAA